A stretch of Stigmatopora argus isolate UIUO_Sarg chromosome 22, RoL_Sarg_1.0, whole genome shotgun sequence DNA encodes these proteins:
- the alkbh4 gene encoding alpha-ketoglutarate-dependent dioxygenase alkB homolog 4 encodes MTVHDRVAGSCACKGIRHCLLCEKLKLSNSSENKIVHHFTYDPKRKLAICKNGVPVSFPFPGVFLWEDFLSEEEEKEFISSMDQDVWNPSQSGRKKQDFGPKVNFKKKKVRLAGFRGLPALSKKLVLRMQQEESLASFQPVEQCNLDYNPQRGSAIDPHLDDSWLWGERLVTVNMLSDTTLNMSLERGLPQLGLSGEVNVAVPLPRRSLVVLFGEARHRWKHGILRKDIQERRVCSTYRELSAEFLPSGQRAEMGAQLLNIAGSFNGTPV; translated from the exons ATGACAGTACATGATCGCGTTGCTGGTTCTTGTGCTTGCAAAGGTATCAGGCACTGCCTCCTGTGTGAAAAGTTAAAACTAAGTAATTCGTCCGAGAATAAG ATTGTGCATCATTTCACCTACGATCCCAAAAGAAAGCTTGCCATTTGCAAAAATGGCGTCCCGGTGTCGTTTCCCTTTCCTGGAGTGTTCCTGTGGGAAGACTTTTTgtcagaggaggaggagaaggagttCATAAGCAGCATGGACCAGGACGTCTGGAATCCGTCCCAGTCAGGTCGAAAGAAACAG GATTTTGGACCAAAAGTTAacttcaagaagaagaaggtgCGTCTCGCAGGTTTCCGCGGACTGCCGGCGTTGAGTAAAAAACTAGTCCTGCGAATGCAACAAGAGGAAAGTCTGGCCAGCTTCCAGCCTGTGGAGCAGTGCAATCTTGACTACAATCCTCAAAGAGGCTCAGCCATTGACCCTCACCTGGACGACTCCTGGCTGTGGGGGGAACGCCTAGTTACCGTCAACATGTTGTCCGACACCACGCTCAACATGTCACTGGAGCGGGGTCTACCCCAGCTCGGACTCTCAGGGGAAGTCAACGTCGCAGTGCCGCTGCCGCGCAGGTCCTTAGTGGTGTTGTTCGGGGAGGCCCGGCATCGCTGGAAACACGGCATTCTCCGGAAGGACATTCAGGAGCGCCGAGTTTGTAGCACGTACAGAGAACTATCAGCCGAGTTCCTCCCCAGCGGACAGCGAGCTGAGATGGGAGCTCAGCTACTTAATATTGCCGGGTCCTTCAATGGAACTCCTGTGTAG
- the lrwd1 gene encoding leucine-rich repeat and WD repeat-containing protein 1 isoform X2: protein MEKITEKFLLEKGSPKTNRLEEIKKLDLSKLQLKSSDLPVKLFSCLQSLEHCDLSGNRLEEFPKNLELPKLRFLDLSDNQMEDVTSMASLSSLEEVMMEDNLYITVSDSYKLMSLLPKLRSFNGKDITSTANHVRFVFMENLRTRMVALWEKSYSLPVPATAKKMSALVTDFVNEAQKKVKYGPNSISDFTKWKVEIMARDYLRSLTEPKEDLSTNINVSTPKKRKEISLLDCGDLRLIPRKKARSDPEDDANPATGRQCPLTPRRVFAKKEASPINGVQSGGEEESSNDLKNSINKTQPVRLQPLHVLQCHSKQDNMEDFSTQIWSCAFQPQLDSEGSRLVATCGGDSLCLIDCETGMVMKKYKISGEEFFSLAWSTILMSRGGGASTQPCRILAAGGKRGLVKLIHPRCNVAYGEFRVSRRAVSILRFNHRQGNFLFTGSYDNKIVLWDIGGIDSNYNFKVVQLLTLESSSTPLHICLPPTKPEAQLLAACEDGLHCYNTQLAAKGGTKRSKEAEVTFPVYEDKDFNCHTVDGLAFLSDDIVASKNFTHSSIYLWSWTRTRSQPPDKNGRVRATVLAELRWANTEIPYLALNTCPGRSYVMCGDNEGKLWTYHVPNLQKGKFQAGKPIEPTEVLQWPAPVRKGLGPVEGPSINSVAVDPEFQYLVALSDKNIVMVWKRTP, encoded by the exons ATGGAGAAGATAACAGAGAAATTCCTACTGGAAAAAGGCTCTCCAAAAACCAACAGACTCGAGGAGATCAAGAAATTAGA CCTTTCCAAACTACAATTAAAATCTTCAGACTTGCCGGTCAAGCTGTTTTCCTGCCTGCAGTCCCTGGAGCACTGTGATTTATCCGGGAACCGACTGGAAGAGTTCCCCAAAAACTTGGAGCTGCCCAAACTGCGCTTTTTGGACCTCAGCGACAACCAGATGGAGGACGTCACGTCAATGGCGTCGCTGTCCAGCCTGGAGGAGGTCATGATGGAGGACAACCTCTATATCACT GTGAGCGACAGTTACAAGCTAATGTCGCTGCTGCCCAAGTTGCGAAGTTTCAACGGTAAAGACATCACCAGTACCGCCAACCACGTACGCTTTGTGTTCATGGAAAACCTAAGGACCCGG ATGGTTGCCCTGTGGGAGAAGAGCTACAGCCTCCCTGTTCCTGCAACGGCAAAGAAAATGTCCGCCCTAGTGACGGACTTTGTTAACGAGGCGCAGAAGAAGGTGAAATATGGACCCAATTCGATCAGCGACTTCACTAAATGGAAG GTGGAGATTATGGCCAGGGATTATCTGCGCTCGCTGACAGAACCAAAGGAGGATTTGTCAACCAATATTAAT GTCTCGACCCCAAAGAAAAGGAAGGAAATTTCGCTGTTAGACTGCGGCGATTTGCGGCTGATTCCTCGTAAAAAGGCGCGATCCGATCCCGAAGACGACGCGAATCCCGCCACCGGGCGTCAGTGTCCCTTGACGCCCAGACGCGTCTTTGCCAAGAAAGAGGCCTCGCCGATCAACGGAGTTCAGAGTGGAGGGGAGGAGGAGTCAAGTAATGATTTAAAGAACAGCATCAACAAGACGCAG CCGGTGCGTCTGCAGCCTCTTCATGTCCTGCAGTGTCACAGCAAGCAGGACAACATGGAAGATTTCTCCACTCAGATTTGGTCCTGTGCGTTCCAGCCTCAGCTGGACTCCGAAG GAAGTCGCCTAGTCGCAACATGTGGTGGAGACTCCTTGTGCCTCATTGACTGTGAGACTGGCATGGTGATGAAGAAGTATAAAATCTCAGGAGAG GAATTCTTCTCACTGGCCTGGTCCACGATCTTGATGTCCCGAGGGGGAGGAGCCTCAACGCAGCCATGCAGGATTCTGGCGGCGGGTGGAAAGAGAGGCTTGGTGAAGCTGATCCACCCCCGCTGCAACGTGGCCTACGGAGAGTTCCGCGTTAGTCGCAGGGCTGTGTCAATCCTTCGCTTTAACCACCGCCAAGGCAACTTCCTCTTTA CGGGCTCTTACGACAACAAGATTGTGTTGTGGGACATTGGCGGCATTGACAGCAACTACAACTTTAAAGTAgt GCAACTGTTAACATTGGAAAGCAGCTCGACCCCGCTACACATTTGTCTACCGCCCACCAAGCCCGAGGCGCAACTCCTGGCGGCGTGCGAGGACGGTCTACACTGCTACAACACGCAACTCGCGGCCAAGGGCGGCACCAAGAG ATCTAAAGAAGCAGAGGTAACCTTCCCTGTTTACGAAGACAAAGATTTCAATTGCCACACCGTGGACGGTCTCGCTTTCCTCTCTGATGACATCGTGG CTTCCAAGAACTTCACGCACAGTTCCATCTATCTGTGGAGTTGGACTCGAACGCGATCGCAGCCGCCCGACAAGAACGGCCGCGTGCGCGCCACCGTATTGGCCGAGCTGCGCTGGGCAAATACAGAGATTCCTTACTTGGCGCTCAACACCTGTCCCG GTCGATCTTACGTCATGTGTGGTGACAACGAAGGAAAATTGTGGACCTACCACGTCCCTAATCTTCAGAAGGGGAAGTTCCAGGCTGGAAAACCAATAGAGCCCACTGAG GTGCTCCAGTGGCCCGCCCCTGTTCGCAAGGGTCTCGGCCCGGTGGAAGGTCCCTCCATCAACAGCGTGGCCGTGGACCCCGAATTCCAGTACCTGGTGGCCCTCAGTGACAAGAACATAGTGATGGTGTGGAAGAGGACGCCTTGA
- the lrwd1 gene encoding leucine-rich repeat and WD repeat-containing protein 1 isoform X1 codes for MEKITEKFLLEKGSPKTNRLEEIKKLDLSKLQLKSSDLPVKLFSCLQSLEHCDLSGNRLEEFPKNLELPKLRFLDLSDNQMEDVTSMASLSSLEEVMMEDNLYITVSDSYKLMSLLPKLRSFNGKDITSTANHVRFVFMENLRTRMVALWEKSYSLPVPATAKKMSALVTDFVNEAQKKVKYGPNSISDFTKWKVEIMARDYLRSLTEPKEDLSTNINVSTPKKRKEISLLDCGDLRLIPRKKARSDPEDDANPATGRQCPLTPRRVFAKKEASPINGVQSGGEEESSNDLKNSINKTQPVRLQPLHVLQCHSKQDNMEDFSTQIWSCAFQPQLDSEGSRLVATCGGDSLCLIDCETGMVMKKYKISGEEFFSLAWSTILMSRGGGASTQPCRILAAGGKRGLVKLIHPRCNVAYGEFRVSRRAVSILRFNHRQGNFLFTGSYDNKIVLWDIGGIDSNYNFKVVQLLTLESSSTPLHICLPPTKPEAQLLAACEDGLHCYNTQLAAKGGTKRSKEAEVTFPVYEDKDFNCHTVDGLAFLSDDIVASKNFTHSSIYLWSWTRTRSQPPDKNGRVRATVLAELRWANTEIPYLALNTCPGRSYVMCGDNEGKLWTYHVPNLQKGKFQAGKPIEPTEVSLGHRRKYVPVPLNPRLFRSGAPVARPCSQGSRPGGRSLHQQRGRGPRIPVPGGPQ; via the exons ATGGAGAAGATAACAGAGAAATTCCTACTGGAAAAAGGCTCTCCAAAAACCAACAGACTCGAGGAGATCAAGAAATTAGA CCTTTCCAAACTACAATTAAAATCTTCAGACTTGCCGGTCAAGCTGTTTTCCTGCCTGCAGTCCCTGGAGCACTGTGATTTATCCGGGAACCGACTGGAAGAGTTCCCCAAAAACTTGGAGCTGCCCAAACTGCGCTTTTTGGACCTCAGCGACAACCAGATGGAGGACGTCACGTCAATGGCGTCGCTGTCCAGCCTGGAGGAGGTCATGATGGAGGACAACCTCTATATCACT GTGAGCGACAGTTACAAGCTAATGTCGCTGCTGCCCAAGTTGCGAAGTTTCAACGGTAAAGACATCACCAGTACCGCCAACCACGTACGCTTTGTGTTCATGGAAAACCTAAGGACCCGG ATGGTTGCCCTGTGGGAGAAGAGCTACAGCCTCCCTGTTCCTGCAACGGCAAAGAAAATGTCCGCCCTAGTGACGGACTTTGTTAACGAGGCGCAGAAGAAGGTGAAATATGGACCCAATTCGATCAGCGACTTCACTAAATGGAAG GTGGAGATTATGGCCAGGGATTATCTGCGCTCGCTGACAGAACCAAAGGAGGATTTGTCAACCAATATTAAT GTCTCGACCCCAAAGAAAAGGAAGGAAATTTCGCTGTTAGACTGCGGCGATTTGCGGCTGATTCCTCGTAAAAAGGCGCGATCCGATCCCGAAGACGACGCGAATCCCGCCACCGGGCGTCAGTGTCCCTTGACGCCCAGACGCGTCTTTGCCAAGAAAGAGGCCTCGCCGATCAACGGAGTTCAGAGTGGAGGGGAGGAGGAGTCAAGTAATGATTTAAAGAACAGCATCAACAAGACGCAG CCGGTGCGTCTGCAGCCTCTTCATGTCCTGCAGTGTCACAGCAAGCAGGACAACATGGAAGATTTCTCCACTCAGATTTGGTCCTGTGCGTTCCAGCCTCAGCTGGACTCCGAAG GAAGTCGCCTAGTCGCAACATGTGGTGGAGACTCCTTGTGCCTCATTGACTGTGAGACTGGCATGGTGATGAAGAAGTATAAAATCTCAGGAGAG GAATTCTTCTCACTGGCCTGGTCCACGATCTTGATGTCCCGAGGGGGAGGAGCCTCAACGCAGCCATGCAGGATTCTGGCGGCGGGTGGAAAGAGAGGCTTGGTGAAGCTGATCCACCCCCGCTGCAACGTGGCCTACGGAGAGTTCCGCGTTAGTCGCAGGGCTGTGTCAATCCTTCGCTTTAACCACCGCCAAGGCAACTTCCTCTTTA CGGGCTCTTACGACAACAAGATTGTGTTGTGGGACATTGGCGGCATTGACAGCAACTACAACTTTAAAGTAgt GCAACTGTTAACATTGGAAAGCAGCTCGACCCCGCTACACATTTGTCTACCGCCCACCAAGCCCGAGGCGCAACTCCTGGCGGCGTGCGAGGACGGTCTACACTGCTACAACACGCAACTCGCGGCCAAGGGCGGCACCAAGAG ATCTAAAGAAGCAGAGGTAACCTTCCCTGTTTACGAAGACAAAGATTTCAATTGCCACACCGTGGACGGTCTCGCTTTCCTCTCTGATGACATCGTGG CTTCCAAGAACTTCACGCACAGTTCCATCTATCTGTGGAGTTGGACTCGAACGCGATCGCAGCCGCCCGACAAGAACGGCCGCGTGCGCGCCACCGTATTGGCCGAGCTGCGCTGGGCAAATACAGAGATTCCTTACTTGGCGCTCAACACCTGTCCCG GTCGATCTTACGTCATGTGTGGTGACAACGAAGGAAAATTGTGGACCTACCACGTCCCTAATCTTCAGAAGGGGAAGTTCCAGGCTGGAAAACCAATAGAGCCCACTGAGGTGAGCTTGGGACACAGAAGAAAATATGTTCCAGTTCCGCTAAACCCACGCTTGTTCCGCTCAGGTGCTCCAGTGGCCCGCCCCTGTTCGCAAGGGTCTCGGCCCGGTGGAAGGTCCCTCCATCAACAGCGTGGCCGTGGACCCCGAATTCCAGTACCTGGTGGCCCTCAGTGA
- the bckdk gene encoding branched-chain alpha-ketoacid dehydrogenase kinase, with protein MLSGAASRARPRLSSLFLAPATTTAPLLPAPLAPTLTWIADGRRLRSTSSLQGITELARERSKTVTSFYNQSAIDISAEKASVRLTLATLLYAGKSPDGHHILSSAKYLHKELPVRIAHRIKGFRSLPFIIGCNPTILQVHELYIRAYHMVSDFPSIKDQDMEARFCKLVQQLLDDHKDVVTMLAQGFRECRKHIQDETILLNFLDTTLCSRLGIRMLATHHLALHEDNADFVGIICRRLSPKKIIEKWVDFARRLCEHQYGNSPRVRINGHVAARFPFIPLPLDYILPELLKNAMRATMESHLDTPYNVPDVMVTIANNDMDFVIRISDRGGGIPHGIIDKVMDYHFSTAEESAQDPRMNNLFNNITNSGNQSSPMHGFGFGLPTSRAYAEYLGGSLSVQSMQGVGTDVYLRLRHIDGKGESFRV; from the exons ATGCTGAGCGGCGCTGCCAGTCGGGCCAGGCCGAGGCTGAGCAGCCTCTTCCTCGCGCCGGCTACCACAACGGCACCACTACTACCAGCACCACTAGCACCGACGTTGACATGGATCGCGGACGGCCGCCGACTGAGATCTACGTCGTCCCTCCAGGGCATCACTGAATTGGCTCGAGAGCGATCTAAGACCGTGACATCGTTTTATAACCAGTCTGCAATTGACATTTCCGCGGAGAAG GCTTCTGTGCGACTCACCTTAGCCACTTTGCTGTACGCCGGCAAGTCACCAGACGGACATCACATCCTG AGCAGCGCCAAGTACCTGCACAAGGAGCTCCCTGTGCGCATCGCTCACCGCATCAAAGGTTTTCGCAGCCTGCCCTTCATCATCGGATGCAATCCGACCATCCTGCAAGTG CATGAACTCTACATCAGAGCATACCACATGGTCAGCGACTTTCCATCT ATTAAGGATCAGGACATGGAGGCTCGCTTTTGCAAGCTGGTGCAGCAGCTGCTGGACGACCACAAGGACGTGGTCACCATGTTGGCTCAGGGATTCCGGGAATGTCGGAAGCACATCCAG GATGAGACGATACTCCTCAACTTCCTGGACACGACACTGTGCTCCCGTCTGGGAATCCGCATGTTGGCCACGCACCACCTGGCCCTGCACGAAGACAAC GCGGACTTTGTGGGTATCATCTGCAGACGTTTGTCCCCCAAGAAGATCATCGAGAAGTGGGTGGACTTTGCCAG GCGTCTGTGCGAGCACCAGTACGGCAACTCTCCCAGAGTTCGCATCAATGGCCACGTGGCGGCGCGCTTCCCCTTCATCCCCCTCCCGCTCGACTACATCCTGCCCGAGCTGCTCAAGAATGCCATGAG GGCGACTATGGAGAGCCACTTGGACACTCCCTACAACGTGCCCGATGTGATGGTCACCATCGCCAACAACGACATGGACTTTGTCATTAG GATTTCGGACCGTGGCGGTGGAATCCCGCACGGCATCATCGACAAGGTGATGGATTACCACTTCAGTACGGCCGAGGAGAGCGCACAGGACCCTCGCATGAACAACTTGTTCAACAACATCACCAACAGCGGCAACCAGTCCAGCCCCATGCACGG GTTCGGTTTCGGGCTGCCCACATCACGCGCATACGCCGAGTACCTCGGGGGATCGCTGTCCGTTCAATCCATGCAAGGTGTCGGCACCGACGTCTACTTGCGACTGCGCCACATCGACGGCAAGGGCGAAAGCTTCCGTGTGTGA
- the LOC144067816 gene encoding uncharacterized protein LOC144067816 — MSQVALPAEGGERHQEYICGTRTSLHSAVGAYSTVCAKGPTHTPTKLGQAKYCRPSQPPGEIDILRHRHPQVSSLSTVWETFSLEDCPSHKSSIFAFVTNLKK; from the exons atgtcgcaggtggctctccccgccgaaggcggggagaggcaccaagagtacatctgcgggacgcgaaccagcctccactcggcggtaggcgcatactccactgtgtgcgccaaggggcccacccacacacccactaaacttggacAGGCCAAGTATTGTCG GCCAAGTCAACCACCTGGTGAAATCGACATCCTACGTCACCGCCATCCGCAg gtgtcctcgctctccacagtttgggaaaccttttcgttggaagactgtccatcccacaagtcatccatttttgcctttgtcactaatctgaaaaaataa